A window of the Gossypium hirsutum isolate 1008001.06 chromosome A05, Gossypium_hirsutum_v2.1, whole genome shotgun sequence genome harbors these coding sequences:
- the LOC107960771 gene encoding xyloglucan endotransglucosylase/hydrolase protein 31, which yields MPSLFCLPFMAPVFCLLLAFFMIASGNAQGPPSPGYSPSSRISSVTFNQGFRNLWGPQHQRVYQGSLTIWLDKTSGSGFKSLEPYQSGYFGAAMKLQPGYTAGVITSLYLSNNEDHPGNHDEIDIEFLGTTPDKPYTLQTNVYIRGSRDGNLIGREMKFHLWFDPTQDYHNYAILWTPSEIIFLVDDVPIRRYTRKSDATFPTRPMWVYGSVWDASSWATENGRYKADYSYQPFVGRYTNFKISGCTANSPVSCHPPSASPSGSGSLSRQQVSAMNWVQRNYLVYDYCHDPKRDHTQTPEC from the exons ATGCCATCTCTTTTCTGTCTCCCCTTTATGGCTCCAGTTTTCTGTCTGCTTTTAGCTTTTTTCATGATTGCCTCAGGCAATGCTCAGGGTCCACCTTCCCCTGGATACTCCCCCAGCTCCAGGATTAGTTCTGTGACCTTTAACCAAGGGTTTAGAAATCTATGGGGTCCTCAGCATCAGAGAGTATACCAGGGCTCATTAACAATCTGGCTTGATAAAACCTCAG GAAGTGGATTCAAGTCACTTGAGCCGTATCAATCTGGTTACTTTGGGGCTGCCATGAAGCTCCAACCCGGTTATACAGCAGGAGTTATTACATCTCTCTAT CTTTCAAACAATGAAGATCATCCTGGAAACCATGATGAAATTGATATAGAGTTCCTTGGAACAACACCAGATAAGCCCTATACTCTGCAGACCAATGTGTATATCAGAGGAAGTCGGGATGGAAATTTAATTGGGAGGGAAATGAAGTTTCATCTATGGTTTGATCCTACACAAGACTACCATAACTATGCAATTCTGTGGACACCAAGTGAGATTAT ATTTTTGGTAGATGATGTGCCCATTAGGAGGTACACAAGGAAGAGTGACGCCACGTTTCCGACGAGACCGATGTGGGTGTACGGATCAGTATGGGATGCATCATCATGGGCCACCGAGAATGGAAGATACAAAGCGGATTATAGCTACCAACCTTTTGTTGGTAGGTATACAAACTTCAAAATAAGTGGTTGCACCGCCAATAGCCCAGTCTCATGCCACCCGCCCTCTGCCTCTCCATCTGGCTCCGGCAGCCTCAGTCGACAGCAAGTGTCGGCCATGAATTGGGTGCAAAGGAACTATTTGGTGTATGACTATTGCCATGACCCTAAGAGGGATCATACTCAGACGCCTGAGTGCTAG
- the LOC107958549 gene encoding transcription factor RAX2 — translation MGRAPCCDKANVKKGPWSTEEDSKLREYIEKYGTGGNWIALPQKAGLKRCGKSCRLRWLNYLRPNIKHGEFTDEEDRIICSLFATIGSRWSIIAAQLPGRTDNDIKNYWNTKLKKKLMAMSMTSQPHRKPPPFPSSHHTPSVSFPSLSSLYKDCTTYQDPTRSFTAFEPVSSVQADLLNNGNTTLPTNSSLIHTPEALVNYMQYYPVKENFLMFGSESSCTSSDGSSGHISFGREMKQENMSHFQGFCATNGYEDNHNFMLNPGTNNGGKNVNQWAEKPREYNLENDLEDFKRLISSSSNNCCNNNFIDENKTQEKVMYFYY, via the exons atggggAGAGCTCCTTGCTGCGACAAGGCAAACGTGAAGAAAGGGCCATGGTCCACTGAAGAAGACTCAAAGCTCAGGGAGTACATAGAGAAATATGGAACTGGTGGGAATTGGATTGCTCTCCCACAGAAAGCTG GTCTGAAAAGATGTGGGAAGAGCTGCAGACTGAGATGGTTAAACTATCTCAGGCCCAACATTAAACATGGTGAATTCACTGATGAGGAAGATAGGATTATCTGCAGCCTGTTTGCCACCATTGGAAGCAG ATGGTCAATAATAGCTGCTCAGTTACCAGGAAGGACagacaacgatatcaaaaactaCTGGAACACCAAGCTTAAGAAGAAACTCATGGCCATGAGCATGACTTCTCAACCCCATAGAAAACCACCACCATTCCCATCTTCTCATCACACTCCATCTGTTTCATTTCCATCTTTATCATCTCTGTACAAAGACTGCACTACTTATCAGGATCCAACCAGATCTTTCACAGCCTTTGAACCAGTGTCATCGGTTCAAGCTGATCTATTGAACAATGGCAACACTACCTTGCCAACCAATTCTTCTCTAATTCACACCCCGGAGGCTTTGGTGAATTACATGCAGTATTATCCGGTGAAAGAAAATTTTCTCATGTTTGGGAGCGAATCAAGCTGCACCTCGTCTGATGGTAGCTCCGGCCACATCAGCTTTGGCAGAGAGATGAAGCAAGAAAACATGAGTCATTTTCAGGGTTTTTGTGCCACTAATGGTTATGAAGACAATCACAACTTCATGCTGAATCCTGGCACCAATAATGGAGGTAAAAATGTTAACCAATGGGCTGAGAAGCCAAGGGAGTACAATTTAGAAAATGATCTTGAAGATTTCAAGAGACTGATTAGCTCTAGCAGTAATAATTGCTGCAACAACAACTTCATTGATGAAAACAAGACACAAGAGAAAGTCATGTACTTCTACTACTGA